The Thermobispora bispora DSM 43833 genome window below encodes:
- a CDS encoding flavin reductase family protein yields MTSLEGPFREAMAQLAAGVAVITVQEERDDIGTTVSSLMSVSLEPPLVLVSIASQSYVTEVLLRRDRWAASLLADGQQAIASRFATPGRPSARLLLAGVAHHRGAHSGALIVEGGVAALEAESVQVVPAGDHTLFIGEVLGVDYVDATRAPLVRLRSRYRAVT; encoded by the coding sequence GTGACGTCACTGGAAGGCCCGTTCCGGGAGGCCATGGCGCAGCTCGCCGCCGGGGTGGCGGTGATCACGGTCCAGGAGGAGCGAGACGACATCGGGACCACGGTCTCGTCGCTGATGTCGGTCTCCCTGGAGCCGCCCCTGGTGCTGGTGAGCATCGCCTCGCAGAGCTACGTCACCGAGGTGCTGCTCCGCCGGGACCGCTGGGCGGCGAGCCTGCTCGCCGACGGCCAGCAGGCCATCGCCTCCCGGTTCGCCACCCCGGGCCGGCCGAGCGCGCGGCTGCTCCTCGCCGGCGTGGCGCACCACCGCGGCGCGCACAGCGGCGCGCTCATCGTCGAGGGCGGGGTGGCGGCGCTCGAGGCCGAGAGCGTGCAGGTCGTCCCGGCCGGGGACCACACGCTCTTCATCGGCGAGGTGCTCGGGGTCGACTACGTGGACGCCACCCGCGCGCCGCTGGTACGGCTGCGCTCCCGCTACCGCGCGGTCACCTGA
- a CDS encoding acyl-CoA dehydrogenase family protein, producing the protein MDFALSAKAEELCARMWDFMREEVFPAEPEYHRWRAEHDPHALPPVVERLKRSAQRRGLWNLFLPEISGLSNLDYAPIAEISGWSPVIAPEAINCQAPDTGNMEILYRFGTEEQKKRWLEPLLAGEIRSAFAMTEPDVASSDATNITAQIVRDGDEYVINGRKWWTSGALDERCRVFIVMGKTDPGAEPHRQQSMILVPRDTPGVTIVRDLPIFGYHDQHGHAEILFQNVRVPAANLLGNEGDGFMIAQSRLGPGRIHHAMRLIGMAERALALMVDRAKSRVAFGEHLSSFSSVQEAIARSRIEIDQVRLLVYKTAWLIDRYGAKGARTEIAAIKVAAPNMATQVIDRAIQVFGGMGVTEDTVLPYFYAWARCLRIADGPDAVHLRSVARQELKRAYPYVG; encoded by the coding sequence ATGGACTTCGCGCTGTCGGCCAAGGCCGAGGAGCTGTGCGCCCGGATGTGGGACTTCATGCGGGAGGAGGTGTTCCCGGCCGAGCCCGAGTACCACCGGTGGCGGGCGGAGCACGACCCGCACGCCCTGCCGCCGGTGGTCGAGCGGCTGAAGCGCTCGGCGCAGCGGCGCGGGCTGTGGAACCTCTTCCTGCCCGAGATCTCGGGCCTGTCGAACCTCGACTATGCCCCGATCGCCGAGATCTCCGGGTGGTCACCGGTGATCGCGCCCGAGGCGATCAACTGCCAGGCGCCGGACACCGGGAACATGGAGATCCTCTACCGCTTCGGCACCGAGGAGCAGAAGAAGCGGTGGCTGGAGCCGCTGCTCGCCGGGGAGATCCGCTCGGCGTTCGCGATGACCGAGCCGGACGTGGCGTCGTCGGACGCCACCAACATCACGGCGCAGATCGTCCGCGACGGCGACGAGTACGTGATCAACGGCCGCAAGTGGTGGACGAGCGGCGCCCTCGACGAGCGCTGCCGGGTCTTCATCGTGATGGGCAAGACCGACCCCGGCGCCGAGCCGCACCGGCAGCAGTCCATGATCCTCGTGCCCCGGGACACGCCCGGGGTGACGATCGTGCGCGACCTGCCGATCTTCGGCTACCACGACCAGCACGGCCACGCGGAGATCCTCTTCCAGAACGTGCGCGTGCCCGCGGCCAACCTCCTCGGCAACGAGGGCGACGGTTTCATGATCGCCCAGTCGCGGCTCGGCCCCGGCCGGATCCACCACGCGATGCGGCTGATCGGCATGGCGGAGCGGGCGCTGGCGCTGATGGTGGACCGGGCGAAGTCCCGGGTGGCGTTCGGCGAGCACCTGTCGTCCTTCAGCAGCGTCCAGGAGGCGATCGCCCGGTCGCGCATCGAGATCGACCAGGTCCGGCTGCTCGTCTACAAGACCGCGTGGCTCATCGACCGGTACGGCGCCAAGGGCGCCCGGACCGAGATCGCCGCGATCAAGGTCGCCGCGCCGAACATGGCGACCCAGGTGATCGACCGGGCGATCCAGGTGTTCGGCGGCATGGGGGTGACCGAGGACACCGTGCTCCCGTACTTCTACGCCTGGGCCCGCTGCCTGCGGATCGCCGACGGCCCGGACGCCGTCCACCTCCGCTCGGTGGCCCGTCAGGAGCTCAAGCGCGCCTACCCGTACGTGGGCTGA